The genomic DNA GACTTCGGTCATGTAATCATCCGGGTTGAAGCCGATGAATGTATGGACTTTTTTAGGTGCATCCATAAGTCTATGACCGATCGATTGAAAGACCTTCCCCAAATGTGAGGCCTTATGATAGTTCGCTCGTAAGCCCCCCTTGGAATCAATCGGCGCCTGCCATTCATGACGTCTACCGAATAAACCGATATTTTCATAGTTTTCGCCAGCGACAAACATGTAATAATTCAATGCATTCATTCCATGAGCAACACATGTCCTCGTGTTCAAATCGAGGTCCTGCGGATAAAGCCTAGGCCGATCTGCAAGTCGGCCAGATTGGAATTCTGCAGAGAATACCGGCTGATCTTGGTGAGAGATCGCTCTTGTGTACGTGGTCGCCAGTACAAGATCGTGATAATTGTCATAACCGATATGCCCTGGATAAAAGTCGCCGGCAATCACCACATCATCAAATTCAGCTGTGCGATAAAGCTGAGACAGCCCAATCGGATAATCTGTCCCACGGCTGTAAATGGAATAGTCCTTGAATCCATGCACATTGATGATGAAGGGTACCGTAATCCCCGTTTCATGTGCGAACGATCTCAAGTCACCGACATAATCCCTGATGTACTCCCTCCTGAACGAACTCCACTCATAATGGAAGGAAGGGTATCCGTCTGGTAAGCCTCTTGCAAATGTTTCAATGAAGCTGCTGAAGGACCGCTCATTAATCTCGTGAACCTCATTGAATCGGATGATGGAGCCATACTTGTCCTTTAAATAGTTTTCAAAACGGGCGATTGTGTCTGCATTATAATCGGACGTATTACTCACCCAATGGAACATACCGATTTCATTGCATAATTGATACATGATGATTGGGCCGCCATGCTCGATTTGTTTCGGAGCAATGATTTGGTTCACCGCTTCATACCACTTTCGAGTTTTTTCCAAAAACAGCGGATGTCGATACGATACGACTCGAGTTGGATGCTCAGCTCCTTCACGTGTCTTTGCAACAACCTCTGGATACCGATCAAGCAGCCAGTCCGGTACACCGTGGAAACGTACTTCAGCCATGACATATGGACCTGGACGGACAATGCAATAGAAACCAAACGATTCAGCCAGCTCGAGAAAGCCTTTCAGGTCTCTTTCCCCTCTCGTTTCACCGGTAAAGTCATATACGCCCTCATCCATTTCATGCCACACCCATGGCACATAGGTACTTACGAGATTGCATCCCGCTTCCTTCAATTTGATGAGACGATCCTCCCATTCGTTTTTCGGAACACGATAATAATGCAATTCACCACCATATAGGAACTCCTCTTTCCCATTTATGATGAATTTCTTTTGCTTCATTTCAACTGTCATGTTTCATGTCCTCCTCTAGTTACTCCAGCTTTCGATGTCATGATGTATGTATAAAAATTACGACTTTACCGGTGGGAGCTGCTCTACCATTTGATTAAGGTTGTCAAGACTGAGCTGTAAGCTGTCGAGCGGAGAGCCAGAACATTCATCTTGTTCGACGGCGTACCACTCAATTCCATTTCGTTCGCCCCAAGTCAGAATCGGTTTGAAATCGATGGTTCCCGTTCCAATTTCCGCAAAGGATTGCGCCTCATCCTTCCCCATATCCTTCAAATGGATAACCGGCATACGGTTCGCATAGGAGGCAATGAACGTCATTGGATCTTGACCAGCTTTTTTAACCCAATACGTATCGATTTCAGCGAGAACGTCATTCCCTTCTTCAGGCTCCAGCATATATTCCAATGCCGATTTCCCTTCAACCTCAGTACGGAATTCAAAATCATGATGATGATAACTGACACGGTATCCTTCACTTTTCAACCTGGATGCGATTTGATTTAAATCCCTCCGGATTGCAATATAGCTTTCAGCTGTTCGTAATTCATCAGGAACGTAAGGACAAACAAGGTCTTTCGTGTTCAACGCTTTTGCCTCTTCTACAACCTCTTGAAGATCATCCCGAAGCCGATCGAGACCGACATGCATACCGGCCGTCTTTAATCCCGTCTCTTGGAGGACCCCGGCGATCTCTTCCCTGGAATACCCGAACAAACCGCTGATTTGTACACCTGACCAGCCCATCTGTTTCAGCTCCCTCAATACTCCTGGAAAATCATCCGCCAACAAATCCCTTACCGTATACATTTGGACTGCAAATTTTTTTCTCATGATTGAAAACCTCCCATGAAATTAAGTTTGAGATCAGAACGTCCCCTCAACATCAAGCGTCCGAGATTCAGAACGTTGTTTCGAATAAGTTGAATGTGCAATACGCTCTTGTAGCTTTTCATAATAGTGATTCTCATCAATCGGTAGATCCACCCATGCGTCTGTCCAAGTTGATAAATGCATTGCATTCGATAACATCAATCCTTTGAGACCCTCTTCGCCAGGTGCAATCAATTCGTTTCCAAAACGGATCGCATCAACCCAATTGACCAGAATGCCTCCATGACCCGTTTCCACACCGTGAACCGGAATTTCACACTTCCAATTCTCAGGTACGCCGAATCCACCCTTCCATTCTTGGTTGAATGTACTTTCAGGAATTCGATTACGCCAGAAGGTGATCTTTCCGTCTTCTACGACAAGTTTTCCTTTATCCGCATAGATTTCAAAACGATTCGTTTCTGGTGCGACGCCAGTAGACGTAACGAATAAACCGGTGGCGCCATTTTCGTATTCGACATAAGCTGTTACGTCATCTTCGACTTCTACATCACGATATTTTCCAAAGCTGCAGAATGCCCGGACACGCTTCGGCATCATCCCGATCATCCATTGCCATAAATCAAGCTGATGGGGACACTGGTTGATGAGGACGCCGCCCCCTTCTCCTGACCAGGTAGCACGCCAAGTACCGGAATCATAATAGCTTTGTGAACGATACCAATCAATCGTCCAGATGGTACGCTTGATCTTTCCGAGCTCCCCTGATGAAACGAGATCTTTTACTTTTTGATAAACAGGGTTCGTCCGCTGGTTATACATGATGGCAAATACCCGATCGCTGTTCGCTGCTTCCTCGTTCATCTGTCTTACTTGTTTCGTATAAACGCCAGCGGGCTTTTCACATAACACATGCTTATTGCAACGGAATGCTTCCATGGCAATATCAGAATGCTGATAATGAGGGGTGGCGATAATGACGCCATCCACTCGTTCAGAGGAAAGGAGGTTTTCATATTCTGCGTAGACATCCACTTGCTGTCCAAATTGCTCACTTGCCCACTTCCGTCTCTCGGCCCTGACATCACAAACAGCGGTCAGTTCGGCTCCTTTAATTCCTCCATTCAACAACATGAGTGCGTGTGCAGATCCCATATTGCCGATACCAATGATGCCAATACGTACGGGGTCCATATCCATGTCCTCCTTTGAATCATTAAAAACAAATCCATTTTGGTAAAGCGAAACGTTTCAAATGTGGCTGGAATTTATTCCCCTGTAATTCCTGTCTTGTCGAGTACTTCGACGAACCATCTCTGAGCGAACATATACAATACGAGCAACGGCAGAATGACAAGCACGGTCCCTGCAAACTTGATCGATTCATTAATGTCGGCACCACTGCTCTCCCCGCCACTGGACGAAGAATAGAGGACCCTGAATGAATCATTAAACTCTTTGAGCTTCAATGGGAGTGTGGACATGCTGTCTCCTAAATAGAGCGAAGCCGTATACGTTTCATTCCAATGCCAGACCAGTGAAAACAGAAATACAACAACCAATGCTGGAATGGAAATCGGCAGTATGATTCTGAAAAAGATCGTAAAGTAATTCGCTCCATCCAATTGAGCAGATTCATCAAGCACTGGCGGAATCGAGCGGAAAAATTGCGTATAGATCAGGATAAACAAAGCACTCTTGATTCCTCCAGCAAATATAGCTGGGATGATGAATGGTAAAGGCGTGCCCAGCATGCCGTATTGTTCAAACATGAGGAACATTGGAATCATGACAATCTGGGTCGGAATGATGAAGGTAAGAAGCATCAATCCAAAAAGAATGTTCTTACCCGGAAAACGGAATCGTGCAAATCCGAACCCGACAATGGCACATGAAACCATCTGAGCAAGAGCTGGCAAAACGGAATTCAATAAAGACGTCATGAACGTTTTCGGAAACTCCAGTACATGCCATGCTTTTACGAAGTTTTCAATATAGAGCTCTTTTGGAATCCACAAAACGGTTGGATCCAGCAAATCACTCAGACTTTTGAAGCTGTTGGAAACCATATAAAGGATTGGATATAAGTAGATGAACCCGACGCTGATCAACAATGCATAAATGAATGTTTTGAAGATCAATCCATCATTCCCTTGTAATCCGAGCAGCGCCTTCTTCACACGAGTTCCCGTTGTATTCACTTTTTTCAGTACAAATCTGTTTGTTTCATGAACCAGTTTCATAAGGTGTCACATCCTACTGGTTAAGATTTTTTGAATTCCAATCGTTCTTTCCTCGTAAAGAAGAAGATTGATAGGAGTAATATGATGAAGATGACCATGAAATAAATCCATGATAGTGCTGTCGCATATCCAAACCCGGTTTCGACCTTGAACATGTTCTCCTTGATGAGTACGATGACATTGTTCAAGGAGTTGGTAGATAAGTCGACCGTCGTATAAATGATATTGACGAGAATGAAAGGCTTGATGCTCGGAAGGGTGATCTTCCAAAAGATCTCCCAAGGTGAAGCACCATCAATAGCGGCTGCTTCATAGATTTGTTTGTTCACTTTTTGCAGTCCAGCCAGGAAAATCAGAATCTGAACGCCTGAGTACCAAAGGATGATGATTAGCTGCTCAATGACGCTGACAATGGGTTTTCCCCATGTCGGACTCAGGTTCGCTTGAAGAAAATCAATGATGCCATACCGTTCAATAATTGGAATGGTCGCTGCTCCCTGAGCAAACAATTCATTGACCACTTCTCCACTCGTAATGATAACGGGCAGGAAAAAGATTGCTCGGAAGAACCCTTTCATTTTGATTGGTTGGTTGATCATCAAGGCAACAATCAATGAAAAGACGACAACGATCGGAATCAATAAGACGACCGATTTTAAGAACATGACCAGTTCTTCTACAAAATGAGGATCTGATAGGAACGCAAACTTGTAGTTCTCCCATTCCAAGAAGGTCGTCTTGATTCCGGAAGCTGTAATATAAACTTTGTTAAAGCTCATAAAGAGGGAGTAAAAGATCGGATAAGCCATAAATAACAGGAATCCGATCAGCCACGGAAGAATGAACAAATATCCTGTCATATATTCCCTTGTCCGTCTGCTTAACGATACATTCTTCAGCTTAATCCCCTCCCTCGATGACTTTGAAATCCAATGGAGCGACCTTTGCTTCCTCGACTTGCATTTCCTTGCTGTTATAATTCACGACAATACGTACACCATTGGAATACGTCACTTCGACAACACCTAACTCCATTACTTTTCGGTCTTCGATTGTCGCTTGTTGAACATTTCGTAAAGCTTGGTTGACCCTTTCATATTGGGCTACAATATCACTTTTCCAATTTTCATATTCGGATGTGAAAAGGTCCTTTGATGGCGTTGTTTGCAGCTTCCATGACGGTTCATGCGTCAAATAATAGGACGGATAAGCGCCATACTCGATCGTTCTCAGTAGCTGACGCTTCGGATCTGCGTGATAGTTGGAGAACGACGCATAATAATCAATCGATCCATGCAATGCGATTTGCAGGAAGGGTACCGTATCCGTTTCATACATATACCGGGATGAATTCATCGGTATATCGAAGATGGAATCCGTATAACGGAACATATAGTCGTTCGGATGATAAAACGAGACGCCCTCTACTTGATCTGCATATTTTTGAGCGATTTCTTCATAGATCGATGCTGATTCTTTTCTCGTCAGCTCACGTTTCCCACTGTAATCTGAATACAGAACCGAACCTGTCTCATCGATTGAGACACCCTCTAAACCGAGGTCCTCAAATTTTTCCATATCTTCTGATGCAAGGTTCAATGCTTTCTTTGGATGGATATAGTTGATCATCAGGTCTGAGAATTCCTCATCAACAATATCCTGTGAAAACGAATACCCCAGGATATGATTGCTGATGCGCCGGACCGCATCCACCTTTACATCAAAGTTATCTTGATTGCCGAAGGCCTTTGTATAATCAAGATATAAATGGAATGGGGTTCCTTTTCGATCAAGATGGGTTTGCAGCTCTTTCAGTTTTTCTTCTCCGCCTAATTCCTGTTCAACTGGGAATTTGTCAGGATTATGGCCCGTCAATCCCCCTTGCGTCCAACCACGGAATACAGTGGTCAACCGCTGGATACCAGCATCCGTCATATCATCAACGATTGCTTTGGCTTGATCGAATGTCGTCATTGGGACTAGATTGCGAGTGATCAGTCCCGGTTCCATTTCTGAACCTAGGAATTCAATTCGGATCGGCACATCTTCACCCTTCGAATCCACTTTTTCAGCAAGAAATCCCTTTTCCTTCAAATACGAGCGATAGGTTTTCGCCATACCGATATAATCTGAATTCCCGCCTGTCAAAAAGGCATATCGGATCACCTTATCGCCTTCGATTCTTTCTTTTTGATACGTATTGATGCCCCCCATGTTCTTACTGGTGGGTTGGAAATAAGGATAGCGCATGATAAAGCGTGGCGATACCCAGTTGAAATCAGTATTGACTCCACTTGGGAAGGCCATGATTTCAGCATTGTATTGCCCTTGTTCAATAATGCCTATGAAACCATTCGCCTCTACTCCATGTGTCATCCCGAATACGGGGACGGAAATCGGCTCAGGCTTCATCGTAAAATCATCTCGCTCTTCGACAGCTTCATCCTTCCCATAGATTCTTCCAATGAATGCACTTTCGTATCGAGGATGCTCCTCCTGGTAACGAATCAAAGCACCACTCCCGTCCGGAATGAACATATACCCTGGGATATCCTCATGTTTGACGGCCCCTAAGAACGGATAGAATTGGACAGATGCGACCTTCTTCGTTCCATTTTCTTCAAAGCCTTCATCCGGCATCTTCACGAGGAGCGATTCATCCTCTAACATGACTTGAATGGAAAGCCTCACTTCCAGTTGGTCGAGGGAAAGCTCGGCTTCGAATCCATTTTCGATCGTGTTAAAAGCCTCAACTGAACCTTCTAGCGACACAAAGCTTCCCGACTCCAGCATCGCTTCTTCATTGAAATATTGCACGACCACCGGTGAATTGATCGTTGCGGACCATGACTCGTTCAGCTGTGTTTCCTTTTGTATGGATTTATCAGGTACAGAGCTCCAAACATATCCGGAGCGTTTGTCTCGTACCATGATGTTCATCGTATCCTTTTGAACATAAAGCTCTAATTCTTTACTTTCTTCGACCTTCTCATAAGCATCAGGTATGGCTAGAATGGGAAGGTTTTCTGCCGAGGCAGGCTCCGGCTGTGTGAAATCGTTCCCTTTGAACTGAAAGGTGCTATGGGTCACATCCATTTTATCTTTAGGCGTTTGATCAGCTGGCGGATTGCCTTCCCCGTATCCAATCTGATAGGTTACGAGGATCAGCAAAAAAATACATACACTTATGTAGATGTTCCGTTTATTGGACACGTAGCTTCACCTCTTGGAAGATAGAATACACGAAATCAATCACCTGATTAGAAAGCCCGAAAAGAATGAAGGATATGATACCCAACATCACCATACCAGCAGCACTCAGTGCCATATTCTTCATCGTCTGGCCGATTTCGTAGCCATGGATTTCCTTTACCATCATGAATAAAAGGAATCCTGACCAAAGGATGATCGCTTTCTTGGAAAAGTCATATATGACGAATTCCATATTCGTCAAGCCTTTGGACATGATCGTGAGTGGGATGGAAAAAATCAGATAAGGACTGAGCGCATAAACAGTCCCAACATAGACACTTTTAAATGTCCCAATCCCGTCATTAATCGTACTGATCAAATAGTTGCAGATCACCCAGGCGAATAACGGAATATAGATCTTATACAATTCCGTCATGATATTCACATTCTTGGAATCGACATTGCTGAATAGCACATTCGTTTCAAGAATGGTGAAGAGATGTACGACGAACAAGATCATCAAGAGTAAAGTTGCCGAAAAGACAGAAGCCCGTTGATTCTTCTTCAGTTCGTAGTAGCCATCGACAGGGTGTCTCAGCATTCTGAAGGTATGGAACAACTCCGTCACAATCTGGATCCCTTTGAACGCTTGCCACCCTCGGACGATTTGAGCACCTAACCCAAACTTGCGATAAAGCTTCTTCAGGATGAACAAGGAGATGAAGAAAAGAACGATACCACTGAGTACCCATGATAGGTTATCCATCAACCAGATTCTTCTTAACTCCCAATACGCCTCTGAAAGGCTCTTATTATTCCCGGCAAGCTTGAACTCCTCAAGCGCCTTTTCATAGTTTCCCTTCTTAAAAGCGGCCTTCCCGATTCCGTTATGTGCTAATGAAAACATGCTGTTGCGCTTCAGTACTTCGTTCCAGTAGTCTTCACTTTCTAAATATTTTCCATCTGAGCTAAGTGAAATAGCTGTATGTATGAGATTGGTAAATTCAGTCGGCTTCAGGATTTGGATATTGCTTTGCTTCTTATCTAAGATGAACAGTCTACCGTCATTCGAAACCGCAATTCCTGACGGTGATTTGAAGAGTCCTAATCGTTGATTCCCTGAGTTCAGCCCTCCGAATACGAATAATAGATTGCCATCAGGATCGTATTCGAAAATGTAGCCGTTACTCGAATCTACTGCATAAATATTATTTTCACCATCAACGGTGATATCAGATATAGCAAAGGATGTACTAATATCCTGTAAAAGGTTTTCTCCCGCTACGTTCAGCTTTTTGATCGCTTGATTTTCCAAACCCGCCGTAGCTGTATAGATGAGCCCCTCTTCGTTGACAGCGACATTGGTTGCCGAGGGAGGAAGCTTTTTCATCAATTTACGGTATTGCTTGTCCGTATACAGCATCTTTTGCAATTGGTGGACAAGATCGAAGTCCGTTTGATTCCCGCCATAATAGCCGAGAAATTCCCCTTCAGGCCCTAATTGAATCAAGCCTTGCATCGAACCTTTACTGACGATGTATACGTTCTTCTGCTTGTCGATGATCACCTTCGTCGGATTGAAAGGACTCTTTTTTCCGAAAATGGTTGCTTCAGGCTTTTCATACTCAAAGGCGATTGAGCCATCGTTATTAAACTTGTAGACCTTCTTCTTTTGGTAATCCGCTACATAAATGAAGCCTTCTTCATCAACATGGACACCCGTCGGTTTCGAGAGAACGTCTTCCCCGACTGTCCGGACGAAATTCCCGAATGAATCAAAAATGACAATGCGGGAGTTGCCGGTATCCGCCGCATAAACCATATCGTCCTTGTCTATGAAGATATCTTCCGGCTGAAACAGAGGCTCTTCTTCTACCTCACCATCGGGAGTAGTGACTTGTATATCAAAGCCATCAATCGTTCCGATCGGTTGATAAGCGGTTTGAGTATAGATTGGATCTCCATCTTTATCGAACGTATAGGTGATGAAAGGTGCTTCTGCAGCGACGGTCGATGTCGTCAATAGAAGAGTGGCAAGTGTCAATAATAGGATGTTCTTGAGCCGCGACATGTTCTACCTCCTCTCTTACTTCAATCCTGAGTGAGCCATCGTATCAATTACTTTACTTTGCATTAATAAGAAAATGATGAGGTTCGGGAGGAACATAAGTGCAGCTGCTGCCGCGGCCATCCCTTGTCCAGCGACCTGATTATCATTCCCGACGTTACCTGCCAACGTATTCATATAAAACGCAAATGTTTTAAGACTCTCATTGTTCATGTAGATTTCTGACGTTTCCGTATTGTTCCATGCCATTTGGAAGGCAAGAATAGATACGGTTGCAATAGCAGGTGTCACCATCGGAACGATGATCTTTCTGAAAATATAAAAGTTGCTCGCCCCATCGACTCTTGCTGCTTCAATCAGTGCATCCGGAATTTGATCAATGAACTGCTTGATCAGAAACAATCCTACCGGCATGGCCAATACAGGCAATATATGACCGAACATGCTATCTGTCAGACCGATGCGATCAATGATGAAATATCGCGGGATGGCAACTGCAGCTGGAACGAACATCAAAGCAATGATATTCGCTTCGAAGATGACGTTCTTCAATTTGAAATCAAGCTTGGATAAAGCAAAGCCTGCCATTGCACTGATCATCACACTGGCAAATACGATTCCCCCAGATGTGATGATACTGTTGAACA from Pseudalkalibacillus sp. SCS-8 includes the following:
- a CDS encoding beta-galactosidase; this encodes MTVEMKQKKFIINGKEEFLYGGELHYYRVPKNEWEDRLIKLKEAGCNLVSTYVPWVWHEMDEGVYDFTGETRGERDLKGFLELAESFGFYCIVRPGPYVMAEVRFHGVPDWLLDRYPEVVAKTREGAEHPTRVVSYRHPLFLEKTRKWYEAVNQIIAPKQIEHGGPIIMYQLCNEIGMFHWVSNTSDYNADTIARFENYLKDKYGSIIRFNEVHEINERSFSSFIETFARGLPDGYPSFHYEWSSFRREYIRDYVGDLRSFAHETGITVPFIINVHGFKDYSIYSRGTDYPIGLSQLYRTAEFDDVVIAGDFYPGHIGYDNYHDLVLATTYTRAISHQDQPVFSAEFQSGRLADRPRLYPQDLDLNTRTCVAHGMNALNYYMFVAGENYENIGLFGRRHEWQAPIDSKGGLRANYHKASHLGKVFQSIGHRLMDAPKKVHTFIGFNPDDYMTEVVEERDRGLLGDVIGKREQTAFDGTVRLLTAANIQFEAVDLLKALSVEEVPSLWVFSTKRMDERVQERLVNYVREGGRLIVYPELPVENLSGKPCRILADELDLGEWEVVGGFTDYVDVLDIDSVNIKQRLRFSRFDGKAIARFTRTGKDEVAAYKKSVGNGQILVLGIAMGHDYGYQLDVIIKLAEEMGITTHLRSTNPDLSLVERTDGHESYFFISNYDEIEQTAVIHENAKPLFEGEEITLPPRSSAIFLRNFELTDGLTIEYATVEVIKLDVSDAEVELTVAPVGPEGSLKLKSNAEWNTDSAPMSEGDAISLNHIDGPTTFVFNKTKKTVTG
- a CDS encoding sugar phosphate isomerase/epimerase — its product is MRKKFAVQMYTVRDLLADDFPGVLRELKQMGWSGVQISGLFGYSREEIAGVLQETGLKTAGMHVGLDRLRDDLQEVVEEAKALNTKDLVCPYVPDELRTAESYIAIRRDLNQIASRLKSEGYRVSYHHHDFEFRTEVEGKSALEYMLEPEEGNDVLAEIDTYWVKKAGQDPMTFIASYANRMPVIHLKDMGKDEAQSFAEIGTGTIDFKPILTWGERNGIEWYAVEQDECSGSPLDSLQLSLDNLNQMVEQLPPVKS
- a CDS encoding Gfo/Idh/MocA family oxidoreductase, with protein sequence MDPVRIGIIGIGNMGSAHALMLLNGGIKGAELTAVCDVRAERRKWASEQFGQQVDVYAEYENLLSSERVDGVIIATPHYQHSDIAMEAFRCNKHVLCEKPAGVYTKQVRQMNEEAANSDRVFAIMYNQRTNPVYQKVKDLVSSGELGKIKRTIWTIDWYRSQSYYDSGTWRATWSGEGGGVLINQCPHQLDLWQWMIGMMPKRVRAFCSFGKYRDVEVEDDVTAYVEYENGATGLFVTSTGVAPETNRFEIYADKGKLVVEDGKITFWRNRIPESTFNQEWKGGFGVPENWKCEIPVHGVETGHGGILVNWVDAIRFGNELIAPGEEGLKGLMLSNAMHLSTWTDAWVDLPIDENHYYEKLQERIAHSTYSKQRSESRTLDVEGTF
- a CDS encoding carbohydrate ABC transporter permease, with product MKLVHETNRFVLKKVNTTGTRVKKALLGLQGNDGLIFKTFIYALLISVGFIYLYPILYMVSNSFKSLSDLLDPTVLWIPKELYIENFVKAWHVLEFPKTFMTSLLNSVLPALAQMVSCAIVGFGFARFRFPGKNILFGLMLLTFIIPTQIVMIPMFLMFEQYGMLGTPLPFIIPAIFAGGIKSALFILIYTQFFRSIPPVLDESAQLDGANYFTIFFRIILPISIPALVVVFLFSLVWHWNETYTASLYLGDSMSTLPLKLKEFNDSFRVLYSSSSGGESSGADINESIKFAGTVLVILPLLVLYMFAQRWFVEVLDKTGITGE
- a CDS encoding sugar ABC transporter permease, which codes for MTGYLFILPWLIGFLLFMAYPIFYSLFMSFNKVYITASGIKTTFLEWENYKFAFLSDPHFVEELVMFLKSVVLLIPIVVVFSLIVALMINQPIKMKGFFRAIFFLPVIITSGEVVNELFAQGAATIPIIERYGIIDFLQANLSPTWGKPIVSVIEQLIIILWYSGVQILIFLAGLQKVNKQIYEAAAIDGASPWEIFWKITLPSIKPFILVNIIYTTVDLSTNSLNNVIVLIKENMFKVETGFGYATALSWIYFMVIFIILLLSIFFFTRKERLEFKKS
- a CDS encoding DUF5696 domain-containing protein, whose translation is MSNKRNIYISVCIFLLILVTYQIGYGEGNPPADQTPKDKMDVTHSTFQFKGNDFTQPEPASAENLPILAIPDAYEKVEESKELELYVQKDTMNIMVRDKRSGYVWSSVPDKSIQKETQLNESWSATINSPVVVQYFNEEAMLESGSFVSLEGSVEAFNTIENGFEAELSLDQLEVRLSIQVMLEDESLLVKMPDEGFEENGTKKVASVQFYPFLGAVKHEDIPGYMFIPDGSGALIRYQEEHPRYESAFIGRIYGKDEAVEERDDFTMKPEPISVPVFGMTHGVEANGFIGIIEQGQYNAEIMAFPSGVNTDFNWVSPRFIMRYPYFQPTSKNMGGINTYQKERIEGDKVIRYAFLTGGNSDYIGMAKTYRSYLKEKGFLAEKVDSKGEDVPIRIEFLGSEMEPGLITRNLVPMTTFDQAKAIVDDMTDAGIQRLTTVFRGWTQGGLTGHNPDKFPVEQELGGEEKLKELQTHLDRKGTPFHLYLDYTKAFGNQDNFDVKVDAVRRISNHILGYSFSQDIVDEEFSDLMINYIHPKKALNLASEDMEKFEDLGLEGVSIDETGSVLYSDYSGKRELTRKESASIYEEIAQKYADQVEGVSFYHPNDYMFRYTDSIFDIPMNSSRYMYETDTVPFLQIALHGSIDYYASFSNYHADPKRQLLRTIEYGAYPSYYLTHEPSWKLQTTPSKDLFTSEYENWKSDIVAQYERVNQALRNVQQATIEDRKVMELGVVEVTYSNGVRIVVNYNSKEMQVEEAKVAPLDFKVIEGGD
- a CDS encoding YIP1 family protein, giving the protein MSRLKNILLLTLATLLLTTSTVAAEAPFITYTFDKDGDPIYTQTAYQPIGTIDGFDIQVTTPDGEVEEEPLFQPEDIFIDKDDMVYAADTGNSRIVIFDSFGNFVRTVGEDVLSKPTGVHVDEEGFIYVADYQKKKVYKFNNDGSIAFEYEKPEATIFGKKSPFNPTKVIIDKQKNVYIVSKGSMQGLIQLGPEGEFLGYYGGNQTDFDLVHQLQKMLYTDKQYRKLMKKLPPSATNVAVNEEGLIYTATAGLENQAIKKLNVAGENLLQDISTSFAISDITVDGENNIYAVDSSNGYIFEYDPDGNLLFVFGGLNSGNQRLGLFKSPSGIAVSNDGRLFILDKKQSNIQILKPTEFTNLIHTAISLSSDGKYLESEDYWNEVLKRNSMFSLAHNGIGKAAFKKGNYEKALEEFKLAGNNKSLSEAYWELRRIWLMDNLSWVLSGIVLFFISLFILKKLYRKFGLGAQIVRGWQAFKGIQIVTELFHTFRMLRHPVDGYYELKKNQRASVFSATLLLMILFVVHLFTILETNVLFSNVDSKNVNIMTELYKIYIPLFAWVICNYLISTINDGIGTFKSVYVGTVYALSPYLIFSIPLTIMSKGLTNMEFVIYDFSKKAIILWSGFLLFMMVKEIHGYEIGQTMKNMALSAAGMVMLGIISFILFGLSNQVIDFVYSIFQEVKLRVQ
- a CDS encoding carbohydrate ABC transporter permease, with product MASFQGTKIDPGKFSFSQTKFFLFLIPLSAFMILPIIFIFSQALKPIDELFLYPPRFFVEKPTLRNFNELFKETSVTVIPMTRYLFNSIITSGGIVFASVMISAMAGFALSKLDFKLKNVIFEANIIALMFVPAAVAIPRYFIIDRIGLTDSMFGHILPVLAMPVGLFLIKQFIDQIPDALIEAARVDGASNFYIFRKIIVPMVTPAIATVSILAFQMAWNNTETSEIYMNNESLKTFAFYMNTLAGNVGNDNQVAGQGMAAAAAALMFLPNLIIFLLMQSKVIDTMAHSGLK